From the genome of Rhineura floridana isolate rRhiFlo1 chromosome 7, rRhiFlo1.hap2, whole genome shotgun sequence, one region includes:
- the LOC133389633 gene encoding platelet glycoprotein Ib alpha chain-like — protein MLPVDCVLLLLVFETGQAEEPCKGQEDYECPKPYQDVYSKTRDVTEIPSSANPIITEMFFVETSLAEIKEGAFQNRPNLEKLLFIGNKIKAVEVGAFDNLEKLVELEITGAELGDLPLGTFRSLPRLQKLNLRDSGVKGIEKGLFEGLGDLEEIYLHWNDIPSLPDGVFDGLPNLSFLHLAKNKIAGISKDVFQQLPRLKTLRLYENEISGLPEGLLDSQHGLTELSLQKNKIRTLPPDLLRNKPSLEKLSLDSNHFETLPDKAFFGLRKLKVLNLASNRLKHLPGQLFGEMPLLTQLDLSKNSLQALLEGVFVNLTGVTKLTLSLNQLTRLPPGAFTGLDKLSELNIEANNLSSLEALMPPSLAGLKTLRLRQNHLESVPVGLFDNFAKLASVHLSENPWRCDCLLLYLHQWLKDNPKKVKDDTKVTCRSPRDLAGKVVSSLDESQLICPTTTPASTTPEGTSLPTTTFPPAATTRITTTLPPPTADVLSTATCEPFTTKEAATILKETLTTAPQITTPTTDSPKKSSGTTSITSTETLITTPQMTTTTQSPTSTTMSPEITTEVSSTISVSITETPTTAPQITPPTTESLRKTTQIVATSRPSPETTSITSTETLIMTPEMTTMTQSPTSTKTSPEMTTPTTEVSSTPAVSITTIRTALKVATTTTEFPPTTHENTTITNIQTTASEITSTRVATTTLDITTETSLATTSTVSSSTTAQIFTTIRPSTATADTTTSSPEAPATRPVISITTSKLAPMTALLLESTPVETFSSVGASTPGSSVMCHYNASLPNGCGSLTAEPTTRLELTAPAATSTSLTSAVTQPHVPTIGLDTTPRAATSCTFCSPSVSPARTSPPGPGTSHPASRPLLQSQLHSWGVSLTSNYQYCKVSLMMYLSMLGVEICCTVALGRFVYALYKATCSMDLPSVPVQLVDIKRWKEKL, from the coding sequence ATGCTCCCCGTGGACTGTGTCCTCCTCTTGCTGGTCTTTGAAACTGGCCAAGCTGAGGAGCCCTGCAAGGGCCAAGAGGATTATGAGTGCCCCAAGCCATACCAGGATGTCTACAGCAAAACTAGGGATGTCACGGAGATTCCATCATCAGCAAATCCCATCATCACGGAGATGTTCTTTGTGGAGACCAGCCTTGCTGAAATCAAGGAGGGCGCCTTCCAGAACAGGCCCAACCTGGAGAAACTTCTGTTTATTGGCAACAAGATTAAAGCCGTGGAGGTGGGAGCGTTTGACAACTTAGAGAAACTGGTGGAGCTGGAAATCACTGGGGCAGAGCTAGGCGACCTCCCCTTGGGCACCTTCCGATCTCTTCCTCGGCTGCAAAAGCTGAATCTGCGAGACTCGGGCGTCAAAGGGATCGAGAAAGGACTCTTTGAAGGTCTTGGGGACTTGGAGGAGATTTATCTGCATTGGAATGATATTCCTTCTCTCCCTGATGGAGTCTTTGATGGGCTTCCCAACTTGTCCTTTCTACACTTGGCCAAAAACAAGATTGCAGGCATCTCGAAGGACGTCTTCCAGCAGCTTCCTCGGCTGAAGACCCTCCGGCTGTACGAGAATGAGATCAGCGGCCTCCCAGAGGGGCTCCTGGACAGTCAGCACGGCCTGACGGAGCTCAGCCTCCAGAAGAACAAGATCCGAACTCTGCCTCCCGACTTGTTAAGGAATAAGCCCAGCCTGGAGAAGCTGTCTCTGGACAGCAACCACTTCGAGACCCTCCCAGACAAGGCGTTCTTTGGACTGAGGAAACTGAAAGTGCTGAATCTGGCTTCCAATCGGCTTAAACACCTCCCTGGTCAGCTGTTTGGAGAGATGCCTTTGCTCACGCAGCTGGACCTGAGCAAGAACAGTTTGCAGGCTCTTCTGGAGGGTGTGTTTGTCAACCTCACAGGTGTCACAAAGCTCACCTTGTCCCTGAACCAGCTGACACGTCTCCCTCCCGGTGCCTTTACAGGCCTCGACAAACTGTCGGAGCTCAACATAGAGGCGAACAATCTCTCATCCCTGGAGGCCCTGATGCCGCCTTCGCTGGCAGGGCTGAAAACCCTCAGGCTCCGCCAGAACCACCTGGAGAGCGTTCCTGTGGGTCTCTTCGACAACTTTGCAAAGCTCGCCTCTGTGCATCTCAGTGAGAATCCATGGAGGTGTGACTGCCTCCTTCTCTACCTCCACCAGTGGCTGAAAGATAATCCCAAAAAAGTGAAAGACGACACAAAGGTAACATGTAGAAGCCCCAGGGATCTGGCTGGGAAAGTGGTCAGTTCGCTGGACGAAAGCCAACTGATTTGCCCAACAACCACACCCGCTTCAACCACCCCTGAAGGCACTTCGCTACCCACTACCactttccctcctgctgccacgACAAGGATCACCACCACACTTCCTCCACCCACTGCTGATGTTTTATCCACGGCCACCTGTGAGCCCTTCACTACCAAGGAAGCAGCCACAATCCTCAAAGAGACTCTGACAACAGCCCCTCAAATCACCACCCCCACCACTGACAGCCCCAAGAAAAGCTCTGGAACTACCAGTATCACCAGCACAGAAACTCTAATCACAACCCCCCAAATGACCACCACGACTCAAAGCCCCACCTCAACCACGATGAGCCCTGAGATCACCACTGAGGTCTCAAGCACAATCTCTGTATCCATCACAGAGACTCCAACAACAGCCCCTCAAATCACCCCCCCCACCACTGAGAGCCTCAGGAAAACCACTCAGATCGTGGCCACCAGCAGGCCATCCCCTGAAACTACCAGTATCACCAGCACAGAGACTCTAATCATGACCCCTGAAATGACCACCATGACTCAAAGCCCCACCTCTACCAAGACAAGCCCTGAGATGACCACCCCCACTACCGAGGTGTCAAGCACACCCGCTGTATCCATCACtaccataagaacagccctgaaaGTAGCCACAACTACCACTGAGTTTCCACCCACAACCCACGAAAACACAACTATCACAAATATTCAAACCACAGCCTCTGAAATTACCAGTACCAGGGTTGCAACTACCACACTTGACATCACAACTGAGACATCACTTGCCACCACATCCACTGTCAGCTCATCTACAACTGCTCAAATCTTCACTACCATCAGGCCATCCACTGCAACTGCTGATACAACCACAAGCAGccctgaagcccctgccactaGACCTGTGATCTCCATCACAACCAGCAAGTTGGCACCTATGACAGCTTTATTGCTTGAGAGCACCCCTGTGGAGACATTCTCTTCAGTGGGGGCATCCACCCCAGGAAGCTCTGTGATGTGCCACTACAACGCCAGCCTCCCAAATGGATGTGGCTCTTTGACAGCAGAACCAACCACCAGGCTGGAACTGACTGCCCCTGCTGCAACATCCACATCACTCACCTCTGCTGTGACACAGCCCCACGTGCCCACCATTGGTTTGGACACAACCCCTCGAGCTGCGACCAGCTGCACATTTTGCTCACCGTCTGTCAGCCCAGCAAGGACTTCCCCTCCAGGCCCTGGGACCAGCCACCCAGCCAGCCGTCCTCTCCTCCAGTCCCAGCTCCACTCCTGGGGGGTTTCACTCACTTCCAACTACCAGTATTGCAAGGTGTCTCTGATGATGTATTTGTCCATGCTCGGTGTTGAAATTTGCTGCACAGTTGCCTTGGGAAGATTTGTGTATGCCTTGTACAAAGCCACGTGCTCAATGGACTTGCCGTCTGTCCCAGTACAGCTGGTGGACATAAAGCGCTGGAAAGAGAAGCTTTAA